The following coding sequences lie in one Rutidosis leptorrhynchoides isolate AG116_Rl617_1_P2 chromosome 6, CSIRO_AGI_Rlap_v1, whole genome shotgun sequence genomic window:
- the LOC139853702 gene encoding uncharacterized protein → MATKTLTDYERKRMENIKRNEELFASLNIKSKLSDLAASSKRHRVEAKAYIISPNKKVKTETTIVIRRSLRRQGKSPDSAGLLDFKLNIRKLTTLNSKIIPNKSPRELVPITMSDASTCSVSSESLVNKILSVCKKSQFKEEDDDGDCVKKSRVRASIELDSMKLAPENIARVVPGSILSVKFFPSEDMRMLVVGNNCGDVGFWNVDSDNEDGDGIYTYHPHPASVSSIVIQPFSLNKIITSCYGGQVRSLDIEKETFGLAYTTEHAIISMSQRCDDVNSLYLGEGRGVVRVCDERSRKLSFSGDLHQERINTIDFNSKNLNLMVTSSSDQTACIWDLRKLGKCKPEPLKMITRKRAVYSAYFSPSGSLLATTSIDDKIGVLSGANYDDEFMINHKNITPGLVTFKGVWGWDDSYIFVGNVKRGVDVISTEEKKIVTTLESPHLSAIPYRFDAHPLKPGVLAGATSGGQVYIWSS, encoded by the exons ATGGCGACTAAAACTCTCACCGATTACGAACGCAAACGCATGGAAAACATTAAACGCAACGAAGAATTATTCGCTTCACTCAACATTAAATCGAAACTTTCTGATTTAGCTGCCTCCTCCAAGCGCCACAG GGTAGAGGCTAAAGCATATATAATTAGTCCAAATAAAAAAGTGAAAACTGAAACCACGATCGTTATTCGAAGATCTCTTAGACGTCAAGGAAAATCCCCGGATTCAGCAGGGTTACttgattttaaattaaacattaggAAATTAACAACCCTAAATTCGAAAATTATCCCTAATAAGTCCCCTCGTGAATTGGTACCGATTACTATGAGCGATGCGAGTACTTGTTCCGTTTCCAGTGAATCACTAGTCAATAAGATTTTGAGTGTTTGTAAGAAATCACAATtcaaagaagaagatgatgatggtgattgtgTGAAGAAGTCTAGGGTTAGGGCTTCAATTGAGTTAGATTCGATGAAGTTGGCACCAGAGAACATTGCTCGTGTTGTTCCAGGCAGCATATTGAGTGTTAAGTTCTTTCCGTCAGAAGATATGAGAATGCTTGTAGTAGGCAACAATTGTGGAGATGTTGGTTTTTGGAATGTGGATTCAGATAACGAAGATGGTGATGGGATTTACACGTATCATCCTCACCCTGCGTCTGTTTCATCAATCGTGATTCAACCGTTTTCCTTGAATAAG ATAATTACAAGCTGCTATGGTGGTCAAGTTCGGTCATTAGATATTGAAAAGGAGACATTTGGTCTAGCATATACTACTGAGCATGCAATTATTTCAATGTCTCAAAGATGTGATGATGTGAACTCCTTATACCTTGGCGAGGGTCGTGGAGTAGTTCGTGTTTGTGATGAGAGGTCCAGGAAGTTATCATTTTCAGGAGACTTACATCAAGAGAGGATCAATACGATTGATTTTAATTCAAAAAATCTTAATTTGATGGTTACAAGTTCATCGGATCAAACTGCCTGCATTTGGGATTTGAGAAAACTTGGTAAGTGTAAGCCTGAACCTCTTAAGATGATTACTCGAAAGAGGGCTGTATATTCAGCCTACTTCTCGCCTTCAGGAAGCCTTCTTGCTACAACAAG TATCGACGATAAGATTGGAGTGCTAAGCGGTGCAAATTATGACGATGAATTCATGATAAACCATAAAAATATTACACCAGGGCTTGTTACTTTCAA AGGTGTATGGGGGTGGGATGATTCTTATATATTTGTGGGAAACGTGAAAAGGGGAGTTGATGTCATTTCCACCGAGGAGAAGAAAATTGTAACTACTCTTGAGAGTCCACACTTGTCTGCAATCCCATATCGTTTCGATGCTCATCCCTTGAAGCCCGGGGTGCTTGCAGGGGCTACAAGTGGAGGCCAGGTCTATATCTGGAGTTCGTAG